The Capsicum annuum cultivar UCD-10X-F1 unplaced genomic scaffold, UCD10Xv1.1 ctg79043, whole genome shotgun sequence genome contains the following window.
CAAGAAAAGTCTTTTCCTTCGGCCACCCTAATGTTGAGTCCCTTATTGGTAGGTTCCTCtcgagaaataataataaaaataatccaaTCGCAAATAATTCACTTCAACTTGTTGAGGCTCATCAAAATGCTAATGTTTGTGGGCTCAATTTTCAAGTCACTCAAATTCTTGGTGAGGTTGAAATTGAGAAGAAAAGAGGTGAATCACTTGATCAAATGAGGAAAACTAGTCAGAGCCAATGTTGGTGGGAAGCTCCCATAAGTCAACTTTATTTGCAAGAACTTGAACAATTAAAGGATTCAATGGAagctttaaaaaaatatgtgactAATCAGGCAAGCAAGTTTATGGTTAATGAGATTGCAAAT
Protein-coding sequences here:
- the LOC124894996 gene encoding agamous-like MADS-box protein AGL62; its protein translation is MAKKPSSMGRQKIKIVKIEVKNHLQVTFSKRRSSHFKKASELCTLCGFEIAIIVLSPARKVFSFGHPNVESLIGRFLSRNNNKNNPIANNSLQLVEAHQNANVCGLNFQVTQILGEVEIEKKRGESLDQMRKTSQSQCWWEAPISQLYLQELEQLKDSMEALKKYVTNQASKFMVNEIANSSTFFGDNGNGIFDNYDIKPARTMPSSNDLHNHSLGFDLAGLF